A window of Synchiropus splendidus isolate RoL2022-P1 chromosome 9, RoL_Sspl_1.0, whole genome shotgun sequence contains these coding sequences:
- the rgra gene encoding retinal G protein coupled receptor a, producing the protein MVSSYPLPEGFSEFDVFSLGSCLLVEGLLGFFLNAVTVVAFLKVRELRTPSNFLVFSLALADMGISMNATVAAFSSFLRYWPYGSEGCQTHGFQGFVTALASIHFIASIAWDRYHQYCTRTKLQWSSAITLAIFIWLFTAFWSAMPLIGWGEYDYEPLRTCCTLDYTKGDRNYTSYLIPMAIFNMFIQVFVVMSSYQSIGEKFKKTGNYKFNPNTPLKTMLLCWGPYGLLSFYAVVENAALVSPKLRMMAPILAKTSPTINFFLYCLGNENYRGGIWQLLTGEKIEVPQIENKSK; encoded by the exons ATGGTGTCCTCTTACCCTCTACCGGAGGGCTTCTCCGAGTTTGACGTCTTCTCCCTGGGATCGTGTCTGCTGGTCGAGG GTCTGCTGGGCTTCTTTTTAAACGCGGTGACGGTGGTCGCCTTCCTCAAAGTGAGGGAGCTGAGGACCCCCAGCAATTTCCTCGTCTTCAGTTTAGCGCTGGCTGACATGGGCATCTCCATGAACGCCACTGTCGCAGCTTTCTCCAGCTTCCTGAG GTATTGGCCATATGGCTCTGAGGGATGCCAGACTCACGGATTCCAGGGATTTGTCACCGCTCTTGCTAGCATCCACTTCATTGCCTCCATCGCCTGGGACAGATACCACCAGTACTGCACCC GAACTAAGTTGCAGTGGAGCAGCGCCATCACCCTGGCTATCTTCATCTGGCTCTTCACTGCCTTCTGGTCTGCTATGCCTCTGATCGGCTGGGGCGAGTACGACTATGAGCCTCTCAGGACCTGCTGCACTCTGGACTACACCAAGGGAGACAG GAACTACACCTCCTACTTGATCCCCATGGCCATCTTCAACATGTTCATCCAAGTGTTTGTCGTCATGTCCTCCTACCAGTCCATCGGAGAGAAGTTCAAGAAGACAGGAAACTACAAG TTCAACCCCAACACTCCTCTGAAGACTATGCTGCTCTGCTGGGGCCCCTATGGACTCCTGTCTTTCTACGCTGTGGTCGAGAACGCAGCCCTGGTGTCACCAAAACTCAGGATG ATGGCACCAATCCTGGCAAAGACCTCCCCCACCATCAACTTCTTCCTGTACTGTTTGGGAAATGAGAACTACAGAGGAGGCATCTGGCAGTTGCTCACTGGGGAAAAGATTGAAGTGCCTCAAATTGAGAACAAGTCCAAATAA
- the lrit1a gene encoding leucine-rich repeat, immunoglobulin-like domain and transmembrane domain-containing protein 1a: MFLVLLVGLYVATGDLFPPVDSCPSQCSCFYHNLSDGSKARSVICNDPEISLVPVGFPVDTSKLRIEKTAIQRIPSEAFNYLSSLEFLWMSFNTLSTLRSDSFRGLLNLEELRLDGNALGAFPWDCLMDMPSLRLLDLHNNQLTSLPAEATTYIRNLTYLDLSSNNMMTLPAQVLSTWLAVKPTQGPESSKMILGLHDNPWVCDCRLYDLVQFQKSPTLSVAFIDTRLRCSAPESVSGVLFSDAELRRCQLPWIHTAVARVRSAVGNNVLLRCGTIGVPIPELTWRRADGRQLNGTVQQETASDGITWSILSVPAVSYRDSGKYICKATNYEGNAEAVIFLIVSNSPKSEGNQTNDKKAKVKKPNGLGKAAYQEKLVARYVVPTSAASSPSISDSESPSGLESDPEAVVFNRATSDPATSSNQDALLDLEKTNLSNLAANTSSLQQDPDRVVRSVKVVGDTDNTISLNWRAPKAKNTTAFSVLYAVFGERDMRKINVGAGQNRVTIEGLVPRTKYIACVCVRGLIPKKEQCVIFSTDEAASATGTQKLINVIVITVACIIAVPLTVIVCCGALKRRIQKYWGKKSKDIQDSYVTFETLSPGTKAKGLEGEYLNRLNPEESNRLLSARSSLDSEATAKIEGQPNEYFC, from the exons ATGTTCCTGGTGCTGCTCGTGGGGCTCTATGTGGCCACAGGTGATCTCTTCCCTCCTGTGGACTCCTGCCCGTCACAGTGCAGCTGTTTTTACCACAACCTGAGTGATGGATCCAAGGCCAG GAGTGTCATTTGCAACGACCCCGAGATCTCTCTGGTGCCTGTCGGCTTCCCCGTGGACACGTCCAAGTTAAGAATCGAGAAAACAGCCATCCAGCGGATACCGAGCGAAGCCTTCAACTACCTCTCCAGCTTGGAGTTCCTCTGGATGTCCTTCAACACACTGTCCACGCTCAGGTCCGACAGTTTCAGGGGGCTTTTGAATCTGGAGGAGCTGCGTCTGGACGGAAACGCGCTGGGAGCATTCCCCTGGGATTGTCTGATGGATATGCCAAGTCTCAGACTTCTAGATTTGCACAACAACCAGCTCACCTCGCTGCCCGCGGAGGCCACCACCTACATCCGGAACCTCACCTACCTGGACCTGTCCAGCAACAACATGATGACTCTGCCGGCCCAGGTGCTGTCCACCTGGCTGGCTGTCAAGCCCACGCAGGGGCCGGAGAGCTCCAAAATGATACTAG GTCTCCATGACAACCCCTGGGTGTGCGACTGTCGCCTCTACGACCTGGTCCAGTTTCAGAAGTCGCCCACTCTCTCCGTGGCGTTCATCGACACCAGACTCAGGTGTTCGGCCCCGGAGAGCGTGTCGGGGGTCTTGTTCAGCGACGCAGAGCTGAGGCGCTGTCAGCTCCCGTGGATCCACACGGCTGTGGCGCGAGTCCGCAGTGCTGTGGGGAACAACGTGTTGCTCCGGTGTGGGACTATTGGAGTTCCCATTCCTGAGCTGACGTGGCGAAGGGCTGACGGACGGCAGCTCAACGGCACAG TCCAACAGGAGACGGCCAGCGACGGCATCACCTGGTCCATCCTCAGCGTCCCGGCCGTGTCCTACAGAGACTCTGGGAAATACATCTGCAAGGCCACCAACTACGAGGGCAACGCAGAGGCCGTCATTTTTCTGATCGTGTCCAACTCGCCCAAGTCTGAAGGGAACCAAACCAACGACAAGAAGGCCAAAGTCAAAAAACCCAACGGCTTGGGCAAAGCAGCCTATCAGGAGAAGCTGGTCGCCAGATATGTGGTGCCGACCTCCGCTGCTTCCTCACCTTCCATCTCTGACTCGGAGTCTCCATCGGGGCTGGAATCTGATCCTGAAGCCGTTGTTTTCAACAGAGCTACGTCCGATCCTGCGACCTCATCTAACCAAGATGCTCTGCTGGACCTGGAGAAGACCAATCTTAGCAACCTTGCTGCCAACACCTCGTCCTTGCAGCAGGACCCGGACCGGGTGGTTCGCTCGGTGAAGGTGGTGGGAGACACGGACAACACCATTTCTCTGAACTGGAGGGCCCCCAAGGCTAAGAACACGACGGCCTTCAGCGTCCTGTACGCTGTGTTCGGAGAGAGAGACATGAGGAAGATAAACGTTGGAGCGGGTCAGAACCGCGTGACCATAGAAGGGCTGGTGCCCAGAACCAAGTACatcgcctgtgtgtgtgtgaggggtttGATTCCTAAAAAGGAGCAGTGTGTCATTTTCTCCACCGATGAAGCAGCCAGTGCCACCGGCACCCAGAAGCTCATCAATGTCATCGTGATCACGGTGGCCTGCATCATCGCCGTCCCGCTCACCGTCATCGTGTGCTGCGGGGCGCTGAAGAGACGCATCCAGAAATACTGGGGGAAGAAGTCCAAGGACATCCAGGATTCCTACGTGACCTTTGAAACTCTGTCCCCCGGCACCAAAGCCAAAGGGCTGGAGGGCGAGTATCTGAACAGACTGAACCCAGAGGAGTCCAACCGGCTGCTGTCGGCCCGCTCCAGCCTGGACTCCGAGGCCACGGCTAAAATAGAGGGACAGCCTAATGAGTActtctgctga
- the lrit2 gene encoding leucine-rich repeat, immunoglobulin-like domain and transmembrane domain-containing protein 2 isoform X2, with translation MTMDTVYYLLVVVLLKIQPSRGQCLSGCSCVDDRHGRSLICMEEGAFGSIPQNMPQDLTKIRIEKSHFTEIPRGAFLKTPALENLWLNFNDITVVNSKGLEGLGNLTELRLQGNKLRSVPWTSFEDTPALKILDLKHNQLDVLPEHALKYLPGLTYLDLSFNQLTVISKEVFQNWPLYQKLQSAEERDATGSGSNVVLALHDNAWLCDCRLKGFVEFIRSLSPPIILMNSYLSCAGPDFRAGRFFHEIELQACVKPVVSIPAANVSLPQGANVTLRCLAMARPDPVVWWTYGLKIIRGFHETQERMDEDTVRSLLVIPSVHVADRGIYTCTAINFMGNSSANVFLDIRSPDSSQTSSQPGPAAGQASVEENVYIDIRIAKQTVRGITIEWFAALDHPADTWFTVHFGRAGAEKKETIYIGPGINTYSVSDLMPATKYEICVTLKNKSPRLGQCIVFVTGSDITELEQREKLIHIVVIVLAMVLAVPVGMYACTTDTRLACVEGVLASWKNRQRERNSQRMEHERQGTFDSLQAASDEGLVNKESSDDRKARDFVAKMMSHES, from the exons ATGACTATGGACACAGTTTACTACCTGCTAGTTGTAGTGTTGTTAAAAATCCAACCGTCCAGAGGTCAATGTTTGAGTGGGTGCAGCTGCGTGGACGACCGGCATGGAAG GTCACTGATATGTATGGAGGAGGGGGCGTTCGGATCCATCCCGCAGAACATGCCGCAGGATTTGACTAAAATCCGAATAGAAAAATCCCACTTCACTGAGATACCCAGAGGAGCGTTCCTCAAAACACCTGCCCTGGAGAACCTGTGGCTCAACTTCAATGACATCACTGTGGTCAACTCCAAGGGCCTGGAGGGTTTGGGGAACCTGACCGAACTCCGTCTGCAGGGGAACAAGCTAAGATCTGTCCCTTGGACCTCCTTTGAGGACACACCTGCCCTGAAGATTCTGGACCTGAAGCACAACCAGCTGGACGTCCTCCCGGAACACGCGCTGAAATACCTGCCTGGGCTGACATATTTAGACCTGTCCTTCAATCAGCTGACAGTTATATCGAAGGAGGTCTTCCAAAACTGGCCTCTGTACCAGAAGCTCCAGTCAGCGGAAGAGCGGGATGCGACCGGGTCAGGGTCCAACGTGGTCCTGGCGCTCCATGACAACGCCTGGCTGTGCGACTGCCGCCTGAAAGGCTTTGTGGAGTTCATTCGATCCCTGAGCCCCCCCATCATTCTGATGAACTCCTACTTGAGCTGCGCGGGTCCGGACTTCAGAGCGGGGCGCTTTTTCCACGAAATAGAGCTGCAGGCTTGCGTCAAGCCGGTGGTCAGCATCCCCGCCGCCAACGTCAGCCTGCCTCAGGGCGCCAATGTCACCCTGCGCTGCCTGGCCATGGCCAGACCAGACCCTGTTGTGTGGTGGACATATGGCCTGAAGATAATCAGGGGATTCCATG AAACCCAAGAAAGAATGGATGAGGACACAGTCAGGTCGCTCCTGGTGATCCCCTCCGTCCATGTCGCCGACCGTGGGATCTACACTTGTACAGCCATCAACTTCATGGGAAACTCTTCCGCCAACGTCTTCCTGGACATCCGCTCTCCGGACTCCTCGCAGACGTCTTCCCAGCCTGGCCCTGCGGCAGGTCAAGCTAGCGTTGAGGAGAACGTCTACATCGACATTCGTATCGCCAAACAGACGGTGCGAGGAATCACCATCGAGTGGTTCGCCGCCCTGGACCACCCGGCCGACACCTGGTTCACTGTCCACTTCGGGCGAGCCGGCGCCGAGAAGAAAGAAACCATCTACATCGGACCCGGCATCAACACCTACTCGGTTTCCGACCTGATGCCGGCCACTAAATATGAAATCTGCGTGACCCTCAAGAACAAGTCTCCACGTTTGGGCCAGTGCATCGTGTTTGTCACGGGAAGTGACATCACGGAGCTGGAGCAGCGGGAGAAGCTGATTCACATCGTGGTGATCGTGCTGGCGATGGTGCTAGCCGTGCCGGTCGGCATGTACGCCTGCACCACCGACACCAGGCTGGCCTGCGTGGAGGGAGTCCTGGCCTCCTGGAAGAACCGGCAGAGAGAGAGGAACTCACAGAGGATGGAACATGAGCGGCAGGGAACCTTCGACAGCCTGCAGGCGGCCAGCGACGAGGGGCTGGTCAACAAAGAGTCCAGCGACGACAGGAAG GCCCGGGACTTTGTTGCAAAGATGATGAGTCATGAGTCATGA
- the lrit2 gene encoding leucine-rich repeat, immunoglobulin-like domain and transmembrane domain-containing protein 2 isoform X1 has product MTMDTVYYLLVVVLLKIQPSRGQCLSGCSCVDDRHGRSLICMEEGAFGSIPQNMPQDLTKIRIEKSHFTEIPRGAFLKTPALENLWLNFNDITVVNSKGLEGLGNLTELRLQGNKLRSVPWTSFEDTPALKILDLKHNQLDVLPEHALKYLPGLTYLDLSFNQLTVISKEVFQNWPLYQKLQSAEERDATGSGSNVVLALHDNAWLCDCRLKGFVEFIRSLSPPIILMNSYLSCAGPDFRAGRFFHEIELQACVKPVVSIPAANVSLPQGANVTLRCLAMARPDPVVWWTYGLKIIRGFHETQERMDEDTVRSLLVIPSVHVADRGIYTCTAINFMGNSSANVFLDIRSPDSSQTSSQPGPAAGQASVEENVYIDIRIAKQTVRGITIEWFAALDHPADTWFTVHFGRAGAEKKETIYIGPGINTYSVSDLMPATKYEICVTLKNKSPRLGQCIVFVTGSDITELEQREKLIHIVVIVLAMVLAVPVGMYACTTDTRLACVEGVLASWKNRQRERNSQRMEHERQGTFDSLQAASDEGLVNKESSDDRKVRRRSEDCVRAHKGLGDHSRVTAELY; this is encoded by the exons ATGACTATGGACACAGTTTACTACCTGCTAGTTGTAGTGTTGTTAAAAATCCAACCGTCCAGAGGTCAATGTTTGAGTGGGTGCAGCTGCGTGGACGACCGGCATGGAAG GTCACTGATATGTATGGAGGAGGGGGCGTTCGGATCCATCCCGCAGAACATGCCGCAGGATTTGACTAAAATCCGAATAGAAAAATCCCACTTCACTGAGATACCCAGAGGAGCGTTCCTCAAAACACCTGCCCTGGAGAACCTGTGGCTCAACTTCAATGACATCACTGTGGTCAACTCCAAGGGCCTGGAGGGTTTGGGGAACCTGACCGAACTCCGTCTGCAGGGGAACAAGCTAAGATCTGTCCCTTGGACCTCCTTTGAGGACACACCTGCCCTGAAGATTCTGGACCTGAAGCACAACCAGCTGGACGTCCTCCCGGAACACGCGCTGAAATACCTGCCTGGGCTGACATATTTAGACCTGTCCTTCAATCAGCTGACAGTTATATCGAAGGAGGTCTTCCAAAACTGGCCTCTGTACCAGAAGCTCCAGTCAGCGGAAGAGCGGGATGCGACCGGGTCAGGGTCCAACGTGGTCCTGGCGCTCCATGACAACGCCTGGCTGTGCGACTGCCGCCTGAAAGGCTTTGTGGAGTTCATTCGATCCCTGAGCCCCCCCATCATTCTGATGAACTCCTACTTGAGCTGCGCGGGTCCGGACTTCAGAGCGGGGCGCTTTTTCCACGAAATAGAGCTGCAGGCTTGCGTCAAGCCGGTGGTCAGCATCCCCGCCGCCAACGTCAGCCTGCCTCAGGGCGCCAATGTCACCCTGCGCTGCCTGGCCATGGCCAGACCAGACCCTGTTGTGTGGTGGACATATGGCCTGAAGATAATCAGGGGATTCCATG AAACCCAAGAAAGAATGGATGAGGACACAGTCAGGTCGCTCCTGGTGATCCCCTCCGTCCATGTCGCCGACCGTGGGATCTACACTTGTACAGCCATCAACTTCATGGGAAACTCTTCCGCCAACGTCTTCCTGGACATCCGCTCTCCGGACTCCTCGCAGACGTCTTCCCAGCCTGGCCCTGCGGCAGGTCAAGCTAGCGTTGAGGAGAACGTCTACATCGACATTCGTATCGCCAAACAGACGGTGCGAGGAATCACCATCGAGTGGTTCGCCGCCCTGGACCACCCGGCCGACACCTGGTTCACTGTCCACTTCGGGCGAGCCGGCGCCGAGAAGAAAGAAACCATCTACATCGGACCCGGCATCAACACCTACTCGGTTTCCGACCTGATGCCGGCCACTAAATATGAAATCTGCGTGACCCTCAAGAACAAGTCTCCACGTTTGGGCCAGTGCATCGTGTTTGTCACGGGAAGTGACATCACGGAGCTGGAGCAGCGGGAGAAGCTGATTCACATCGTGGTGATCGTGCTGGCGATGGTGCTAGCCGTGCCGGTCGGCATGTACGCCTGCACCACCGACACCAGGCTGGCCTGCGTGGAGGGAGTCCTGGCCTCCTGGAAGAACCGGCAGAGAGAGAGGAACTCACAGAGGATGGAACATGAGCGGCAGGGAACCTTCGACAGCCTGCAGGCGGCCAGCGACGAGGGGCTGGTCAACAAAGAGTCCAGCGACGACAGGAAGGTGAGGCGGAGGTCGGAGGACTGCGTCCGAGCGCATAAAGGGCTGGGAGACCACAGTAGAGTCACAGCGGAACTTTATTAA